Proteins from one Corynebacterium testudinoris genomic window:
- a CDS encoding 6-phospho-beta-glucosidase → MSQSTLPADFLWGGAVAAHQFEGGWNAGGKGPSVVDVLTAGAHGKPRRITATIEPDEYYPNHEAIDFYHQFESDIALFAELGLTCFRTSIAWSRIFPQGDEDTPNEEGLAFYDRVFDTLLKYGIEPVVTLSHFELPLHLARHYGGFRNRQVVEFFERFARTCFTRYRDKVKWWMTFNEINNQMNVDNPLFLWTNSGVTLDDGDNGREVMFRAGHHELLASARAVAIGREINPEFRIGAMIAAVPVYPYSCNPDDIMAAEIANRDRFFFGDVQVRGHYPRYALKEFERGGFDIGILDGDAEILANGTVDYLGFSYYMSNTVKADAHSETADNLNGGLSNSVDNPYIGASDWGWPIDPVGLRYTLNTLYNRYDIPLFIVENGFGMVDEKDSDGHFQDDARIAYLASHIEQMKEAVIYDGVELIGYTPWGIIDLVSFTTGEMKKRYGMIHVDRDNEGHGSLARTPKASFEWYQKVIATNGDVL, encoded by the coding sequence ATGTCTCAGTCAACACTCCCCGCTGATTTCCTCTGGGGCGGCGCCGTCGCCGCCCACCAGTTTGAAGGAGGATGGAATGCCGGCGGCAAAGGCCCCAGCGTCGTCGACGTCCTCACCGCAGGTGCACATGGAAAGCCACGCCGCATCACCGCCACCATCGAGCCCGATGAGTACTACCCCAACCACGAGGCCATCGACTTCTACCACCAATTTGAGTCCGACATCGCTCTCTTCGCCGAGCTCGGCCTCACCTGCTTCCGCACCTCCATCGCCTGGAGCCGCATCTTCCCCCAAGGCGACGAAGACACCCCCAACGAAGAGGGACTTGCCTTCTACGACCGGGTCTTTGACACCTTGCTCAAGTACGGCATCGAGCCCGTGGTCACGCTCAGCCACTTCGAGCTTCCCCTCCACCTGGCCCGCCACTACGGCGGCTTCCGCAACCGCCAAGTCGTGGAATTCTTCGAGCGCTTCGCTCGTACCTGCTTCACCCGCTACCGCGACAAGGTGAAGTGGTGGATGACGTTTAACGAGATCAACAACCAGATGAACGTGGACAACCCCCTGTTCCTCTGGACCAACTCCGGCGTCACCCTCGACGACGGCGACAACGGCCGCGAGGTCATGTTCCGGGCAGGCCACCACGAACTCCTCGCCTCTGCCCGGGCCGTCGCCATCGGCCGAGAAATCAACCCCGAGTTCCGCATCGGCGCCATGATCGCCGCCGTTCCGGTCTACCCGTATTCCTGCAACCCGGATGACATCATGGCCGCCGAGATTGCCAACCGCGACCGATTCTTCTTCGGCGACGTCCAGGTCCGCGGCCACTACCCCAGGTACGCCCTCAAAGAATTCGAGCGCGGGGGATTCGACATCGGAATCCTCGACGGAGACGCCGAGATCCTCGCCAACGGCACCGTGGATTACCTCGGCTTCAGTTACTACATGTCCAACACCGTCAAGGCGGATGCCCACTCCGAGACGGCAGACAACCTCAACGGCGGCCTATCCAACTCCGTGGACAATCCCTACATCGGAGCCAGCGACTGGGGGTGGCCCATCGACCCGGTGGGGCTGCGCTACACCTTAAACACGCTGTACAACCGCTACGACATACCCCTGTTCATCGTCGAAAACGGCTTCGGCATGGTGGATGAGAAAGACAGCGACGGCCACTTCCAGGACGACGCCCGGATCGCCTACCTCGCCTCGCATATTGAACAGATGAAGGAGGCAGTCATCTACGACGGCGTGGAGCTCATCGGCTACACCCCGTGGGGCATCATTGACCTGGTCTCTTTCACCACCGGAGAGATGAAGAAACGGTACGGCATGATCCATGTTGACCGGGATAATGAGGGTCACGGTTCCCTCGCCCGGACGCCGAAAGCCTCCTTCGAGTGGTACCAGAAGGTCATCGCCACCAACGGCGATGTGCTGTAG
- a CDS encoding PRD domain-containing protein: MKIVKPLNNSSLLCVDDDGQECVIMGRGIGFGRKPGEDIDPAIAEQTFRPALPGEGHQLANQIADLPLDIVAVAATIVELGASDPLQSSDQAAVQSHVLALADHLTFALERHRDGMELTYPLRWEVTQLYPRELALGHQALEQVEAATGVRLPDDEAVAIAMHFVNAQFSGGDYSATARMTEQINRVLQVVSSALDTEVDPESMDVARFVTHLRYLFVRIAEGRQVSGPADGISASIQQAAPRWYRVAEHVRTTLAVEGVTITDNEVAYLALHVARLATSPSCE, encoded by the coding sequence GTGAAGATAGTCAAGCCGCTCAACAACAGTTCTTTGTTGTGTGTCGACGACGACGGCCAGGAATGCGTCATCATGGGCCGCGGAATCGGCTTCGGCCGGAAACCTGGCGAAGACATTGATCCAGCGATCGCTGAGCAGACTTTCCGCCCTGCCCTGCCCGGCGAGGGGCATCAGCTGGCCAACCAAATCGCCGACTTGCCCCTCGATATCGTGGCGGTCGCTGCCACGATCGTGGAGCTGGGAGCTTCAGATCCGCTCCAATCGAGCGACCAGGCCGCGGTTCAGTCCCATGTCTTGGCCCTGGCCGATCACCTCACCTTCGCGTTGGAACGCCACCGGGACGGGATGGAGTTGACCTATCCCCTGCGCTGGGAGGTCACCCAGCTCTACCCTCGTGAGCTGGCGTTGGGCCACCAAGCGCTCGAACAGGTAGAGGCCGCGACGGGGGTTCGCCTCCCCGACGATGAGGCTGTCGCCATCGCCATGCACTTCGTCAACGCCCAATTCTCTGGCGGCGACTATTCCGCCACCGCGCGGATGACGGAGCAGATCAACCGAGTTCTCCAGGTTGTCAGCTCAGCGTTGGACACTGAGGTGGATCCAGAGTCGATGGATGTCGCCCGCTTTGTTACGCATCTGCGGTATCTGTTCGTGCGCATCGCGGAAGGGCGCCAGGTCTCCGGGCCAGCCGACGGCATTTCCGCGAGCATTCAGCAGGCCGCGCCGCGCTGGTATCGCGTCGCCGAGCATGTCCGAACGACGCTCGCGGTCGAAGGCGTGACCATCACTGACAATGAGGTCGCCTACCTCGCCCTTCACGTCGCCCGCTTGGCTACGTCTCCTTCGTGCGAATAG
- a CDS encoding rhodanese-like domain-containing protein: MKNVSVHEVPTGVQLIDVREVDEFSVDHAAGATNIPLSEFTSRVSEIDVDRDIYVICKSGGRSVQAAEYLELARGLEPINVIGGTDAWRDAGLPME; the protein is encoded by the coding sequence ATGAAAAACGTCTCGGTCCACGAGGTCCCCACGGGAGTTCAGCTCATTGATGTCCGCGAGGTAGACGAGTTCAGCGTCGATCACGCGGCTGGTGCCACGAACATCCCACTGTCGGAGTTCACGTCACGGGTGTCGGAGATTGATGTCGACCGGGATATCTACGTCATCTGCAAGTCCGGCGGTCGCTCCGTGCAAGCTGCCGAGTACTTGGAGCTGGCGAGGGGACTGGAGCCGATCAATGTGATCGGTGGTACCGATGCCTGGCGTGATGCTGGGCTCCCCATGGAATAG
- a CDS encoding MarR family winged helix-turn-helix transcriptional regulator → MANKVDSTQGPELVPLSLLESPSFQLERLRRRTRDEVESALSTQSTSLREYWVLACLVDRAAASQSTLSETLAIDASDMVRLIDSLEARGWAKRERDPKDRRRQIVSSTKKGAKAQAMLAGLVADAENIALDESSKKQLKHLRNLSVAVLSPAAEAKGA, encoded by the coding sequence ATGGCGAATAAGGTTGATTCCACCCAGGGTCCTGAGTTGGTTCCCCTCTCTCTCCTTGAGTCACCCAGTTTTCAGCTGGAGCGGCTACGTCGGCGCACCCGCGATGAGGTGGAGTCGGCGCTGAGTACGCAGTCGACGTCTCTGCGGGAGTACTGGGTGTTGGCGTGCTTGGTCGATCGGGCGGCGGCCTCCCAGTCCACGCTCTCGGAGACGTTGGCGATTGATGCCTCGGACATGGTCCGGCTCATCGATTCTTTAGAGGCCCGGGGGTGGGCCAAGCGCGAGCGCGACCCGAAGGATCGTCGGCGGCAGATCGTCTCCTCCACGAAGAAGGGGGCGAAGGCGCAGGCCATGTTGGCCGGGCTCGTCGCCGACGCTGAGAACATCGCGCTGGATGAGTCCTCGAAGAAGCAGCTCAAGCACTTGCGCAATCTCTCCGTCGCCGTGCTGAGCCCCGCTGCGGAAGCGAAGGGGGCTTAG
- a CDS encoding Pls/PosA family non-ribosomal peptide synthetase — protein MSIHNVPRQYLRAGDAPAKRTLYQILAATAAAHPEAAALDDGEILTYSELMESVDAWATELHRNGIRRGDRIGIRMTSGNRDLYIAILATIAAGAAYVPVDADDPDERADMVFGEAGINGVFTDEGFRMLKPRAGGDKRRPMLDDVAWIIFTSGSTGKPKGVAVTHRSAAAFVDAEAQMFLVDSPGGPLGPEDRVLAGLSVAFDASCEEMWLAWGHGACLVPAPRSLVRSGMDLGPWLIRRDITVVSTVPTLAGLWPAEALDNIRLLIVGGEACSQELVDRLATPDRELWNTYGPTEATVVACGTQLHPGQPVSIGLPLAGWNLIVVDAQEQPVQVGEVGELVIGGVGLARYLDPEKDREKYAPMPSVGWARAYRSGDQVRLEEDGLYFVGRVDDQVKIGGRRIELGELEANVSALPNVYNSAVAVQTTGADQKVLVAYVSLEQADLGFDHEAAHERLAETMPAALVPRICVLDELPIRTSGKVDKAALPWPLPGVGVEATNLTPTEEWLAELWVDVLGTSVTDADADFFSLGGTSLAAATLVGRIREQVPTVAVRDLYDHPRLGALALTVEGIADSSGVSLSDASPTEPRTIVPVGVDTRLVQVAVQVVTMTLQATTWMAWLLLGANVAALAGVEWARHTPWWLVITLLIVFATPLGRLPLGGFGARLVTSGIEPGEYPRGGSTHLRIWAAERWADASGSRSIAGATWVNYYARSLGVTMGRGVDLHSLPPVTGLLTLGDHASIEPEVDLSGYWVDGDILRVGAIEVHADARIGTRSTLLPGTIIGEDAHVEAGSTVTGTKTIKKGSRWSGSPAVKVGRSKHRFPDEHPPRRSRWVPIYGFTSILLSLMPMVAIALGSALVISLVELTGGQPFVGAVLFAPLGALVVFAFYLVATWLGVRVLSLGLTPGVTPVRSLQGWRLWAIERLMDDARTYLFPLYASQLTPLWLRSLGATIGKDVEISTAVMIPSLTEVRDGAFLADDTMVGGYELGGGWMLTGDTRVGKRSFVGNSGITGPGRKLAKNSLVAVLSSTPRKAKANSNWWGSPPERMRRVTVAADGGDALTYHPGTKVKVFRGLVETMRLLAPMTSAMLLAGVLGTFLTLLNEVGLWATWLLGGLVLMAAGLLAMGITVAVKWCCVGRHRPGDHPLWSSFVWLNELQDTFVETVAGPWFLVPNLGTGELNLALRALGVTIGRGAWIESYWFPETDLCDVGRGATVGPGTVVQTHLFQDRVMSLDVVSLGAGATLAAHSVALPAATLGDAATVGPGSLVMRGDRVPANSLWQGNPIEPWKQS, from the coding sequence GTGAGCATTCACAATGTTCCGCGCCAGTATCTTCGCGCGGGGGACGCCCCTGCCAAGCGCACGCTGTATCAGATCCTCGCCGCCACGGCTGCCGCCCATCCGGAGGCCGCCGCGCTGGATGATGGTGAGATCCTCACCTATTCCGAGCTCATGGAGTCCGTCGATGCGTGGGCCACTGAGCTGCATCGCAATGGGATTCGTCGGGGCGATCGCATCGGTATTCGGATGACGTCGGGCAATCGGGACCTTTATATCGCGATCCTCGCCACCATCGCTGCGGGTGCCGCCTATGTGCCGGTTGACGCCGATGATCCTGATGAGCGCGCGGACATGGTCTTCGGCGAGGCCGGCATCAATGGGGTGTTCACCGATGAGGGTTTCCGCATGCTCAAGCCCCGGGCGGGTGGTGATAAGCGTCGGCCTATGCTCGATGACGTCGCGTGGATCATTTTCACCTCTGGTTCGACGGGCAAGCCCAAGGGTGTTGCCGTGACCCACCGTTCGGCGGCCGCTTTTGTCGACGCCGAGGCGCAGATGTTCCTCGTTGATTCCCCCGGTGGCCCCTTGGGCCCGGAGGATCGCGTCCTCGCGGGCTTGTCAGTGGCTTTCGATGCTAGCTGTGAGGAAATGTGGCTGGCTTGGGGGCACGGCGCCTGCTTGGTGCCTGCCCCTCGTTCGCTGGTGCGCTCGGGCATGGACCTGGGGCCGTGGCTTATCCGCCGCGACATCACGGTGGTGTCCACTGTTCCCACTCTCGCTGGCTTGTGGCCCGCCGAGGCTTTGGACAATATCCGCTTGCTCATTGTCGGCGGCGAGGCCTGTTCCCAGGAGCTGGTCGATCGCCTGGCTACGCCGGATCGGGAGCTGTGGAATACCTACGGCCCCACGGAGGCCACCGTCGTTGCGTGCGGTACCCAGTTGCATCCGGGTCAGCCGGTGTCCATCGGGTTGCCGTTGGCGGGCTGGAACCTCATTGTGGTCGATGCTCAGGAGCAGCCGGTTCAGGTCGGCGAGGTCGGTGAGCTCGTCATCGGCGGCGTCGGTTTGGCGCGCTACCTCGACCCGGAGAAGGATCGGGAGAAGTACGCGCCCATGCCCTCGGTGGGGTGGGCGCGCGCCTATCGTTCGGGCGATCAGGTCCGCCTTGAGGAGGATGGGCTGTATTTCGTCGGTCGGGTCGATGACCAGGTCAAGATCGGTGGCCGTCGCATTGAACTCGGCGAGCTAGAGGCCAATGTCTCTGCTCTGCCTAACGTTTATAATTCGGCGGTCGCTGTCCAGACCACGGGGGCTGATCAGAAGGTCCTCGTCGCGTATGTGTCGTTGGAGCAGGCTGACCTCGGCTTCGATCATGAGGCCGCGCACGAGCGCCTCGCCGAGACGATGCCGGCTGCCCTCGTCCCGCGCATCTGCGTGCTCGACGAGCTGCCGATCCGCACGTCCGGCAAGGTGGATAAGGCTGCGTTGCCGTGGCCGCTGCCCGGCGTCGGGGTGGAGGCTACCAATCTCACCCCGACGGAGGAGTGGCTCGCGGAACTGTGGGTCGATGTGCTCGGCACGTCGGTCACGGATGCCGATGCCGATTTCTTCTCCCTCGGCGGCACCTCCCTCGCCGCGGCCACCCTCGTTGGCCGCATCCGCGAGCAGGTCCCCACGGTCGCGGTCCGCGATCTCTACGATCACCCCCGCCTTGGCGCGTTGGCGCTCACCGTGGAGGGTATCGCTGACTCCTCCGGAGTCTCGCTTTCCGACGCCTCCCCTACCGAACCTCGCACGATCGTCCCGGTGGGCGTCGATACGCGTCTTGTACAAGTTGCCGTGCAGGTGGTGACGATGACGCTCCAGGCGACAACCTGGATGGCCTGGTTGTTGCTGGGCGCCAACGTGGCGGCGCTAGCCGGCGTCGAGTGGGCGCGACACACGCCGTGGTGGCTGGTCATCACCCTGCTCATCGTCTTTGCAACCCCCCTTGGCCGCCTCCCGCTCGGCGGATTCGGCGCGCGCCTGGTCACTTCCGGTATTGAGCCCGGCGAGTACCCGCGCGGCGGGTCGACCCACCTGCGCATCTGGGCGGCTGAACGCTGGGCCGACGCCTCCGGTTCCCGCTCGATCGCCGGTGCCACCTGGGTGAATTATTACGCCCGCAGCCTCGGCGTGACAATGGGTCGCGGCGTCGATTTGCACTCCCTCCCACCCGTGACCGGCCTGCTCACGCTCGGCGATCATGCTTCCATCGAGCCGGAGGTCGATCTCAGCGGCTACTGGGTGGACGGCGATATCCTGCGCGTCGGCGCGATCGAGGTGCACGCGGACGCCCGCATCGGTACCCGGTCAACGCTCCTACCCGGCACGATCATCGGCGAGGATGCCCACGTCGAAGCCGGTTCCACGGTCACCGGCACCAAGACCATCAAGAAGGGTTCGCGCTGGTCCGGCTCCCCGGCCGTGAAGGTGGGGCGTTCGAAGCACCGCTTCCCCGATGAGCACCCGCCCCGGCGCTCCCGGTGGGTACCCATCTACGGGTTTACCTCCATCCTGCTCAGCCTCATGCCCATGGTGGCCATCGCGCTCGGCTCCGCGCTCGTGATCTCCCTCGTGGAGCTCACCGGCGGTCAACCTTTCGTGGGCGCGGTCCTGTTCGCCCCGCTCGGTGCCCTCGTCGTCTTCGCCTTCTACCTCGTCGCTACCTGGTTGGGCGTCCGGGTGCTCTCCCTCGGCCTCACCCCCGGCGTCACTCCGGTCCGTTCCCTCCAAGGCTGGCGCCTGTGGGCCATCGAACGCCTCATGGATGACGCCCGCACCTACCTCTTCCCCCTCTACGCCAGCCAGCTCACCCCGCTGTGGCTGCGCTCGCTGGGCGCGACGATCGGCAAAGACGTCGAGATCTCCACCGCCGTGATGATCCCCTCCCTCACCGAGGTCCGCGACGGCGCCTTCCTCGCCGATGACACCATGGTCGGCGGCTACGAACTGGGCGGCGGATGGATGCTCACCGGTGACACCCGCGTGGGCAAACGCAGCTTCGTCGGCAACTCCGGCATCACCGGCCCCGGCCGCAAGCTGGCCAAAAACTCCCTCGTGGCCGTCTTGTCCTCCACCCCCCGCAAAGCCAAAGCCAACTCCAACTGGTGGGGCTCCCCGCCGGAGCGGATGCGCCGCGTCACCGTCGCCGCCGATGGTGGCGACGCCCTCACCTACCACCCCGGCACCAAGGTCAAGGTCTTCCGCGGGCTCGTCGAAACGATGCGCCTGTTGGCACCCATGACGTCAGCGATGCTCCTCGCGGGTGTACTGGGCACCTTCCTCACGCTGCTCAACGAAGTTGGCCTGTGGGCCACCTGGCTGCTCGGCGGCCTGGTTCTCATGGCGGCAGGATTGCTCGCCATGGGCATCACCGTGGCAGTCAAATGGTGCTGCGTCGGCCGCCATCGGCCCGGCGATCATCCCCTGTGGTCGAGCTTCGTGTGGCTCAACGAACTGCAAGACACCTTCGTCGAAACCGTCGCCGGCCCCTGGTTCCTCGTCCCCAACCTCGGCACCGGAGAACTCAACCTCGCACTCCGCGCGCTCGGCGTCACCATTGGCCGCGGCGCATGGATCGAGTCCTACTGGTTCCCCGAAACAGACCTTTGCGACGTCGGCCGTGGCGCCACCGTCGGCCCCGGCACCGTCGTCCAAACTCACCTTTTCCAAGACCGCGTCATGAGCCTCGACGTCGTGTCCCTCGGCGCGGGCGCCACCCTCGCCGCCCACTCCGTCGCCCTCCCGGCGGCCACGCTTGGCGACGCCGCGACCGTCGGCCCCGGCTCCCTCGTCATGCGCGGCGATCGGGTCCCCGCCAACTCCCTATGGCAGGGCAACCCGATCGAACCGTGGAAGCAGAGCTAA
- the ppk2 gene encoding polyphosphate kinase 2, whose translation MADQKDDDLPVIDLAKTEGYVVDDSDEDDPVLLRPDGTAIETWRENYPYDERVSRAEYEKTKRSLQIELLKWQNWTKDTGQRHIIIFEGRDAAGKGGTIKRFNEHLNPRGARTVALEKPSPRESTSWYFQRYIAHFPAAGEIVFFDRSWYNRSGVERVMGFCTESQHAEFLREVPMLENMLLGSGISVTKFWFSVTQKEQRTRFAIRQVDPVRQWKLSPMDLASLDKWDDYTRAKEEQFRYTDTDESPWVTIKSNDKKRARINAMRYILSKFEYTNKDHELVGEPDPLIVLRGRDQIGD comes from the coding sequence ATGGCTGACCAAAAGGACGACGATCTCCCCGTCATTGACCTCGCAAAAACCGAGGGTTACGTCGTGGACGATTCCGACGAAGATGATCCGGTACTCCTTCGCCCCGATGGAACCGCGATTGAAACCTGGCGCGAGAACTACCCGTACGATGAGCGGGTTTCGCGGGCAGAGTATGAAAAAACTAAGCGTTCCTTACAGATCGAGCTGTTGAAGTGGCAGAACTGGACCAAGGACACTGGTCAGCGGCACATTATTATCTTCGAGGGCAGGGACGCCGCCGGTAAGGGCGGCACGATCAAGCGCTTCAATGAGCACCTCAACCCCCGTGGTGCTCGGACGGTGGCTTTAGAGAAGCCCTCGCCGCGTGAGTCGACGTCGTGGTATTTCCAGCGCTACATCGCGCATTTCCCCGCCGCCGGTGAGATCGTGTTCTTCGACCGCTCCTGGTACAACCGCTCGGGCGTGGAGCGCGTTATGGGTTTCTGCACAGAATCACAGCACGCGGAGTTCCTGCGGGAGGTGCCGATGTTGGAGAACATGCTCCTCGGTTCGGGGATCTCGGTGACCAAGTTCTGGTTCTCGGTGACGCAGAAGGAGCAGCGCACCCGCTTCGCTATCCGCCAGGTGGACCCGGTGCGCCAGTGGAAGCTTTCGCCGATGGACTTGGCGTCGCTGGATAAGTGGGATGATTACACCCGCGCCAAGGAGGAGCAGTTCCGCTACACGGACACTGATGAGTCGCCGTGGGTGACCATCAAGTCCAATGACAAGAAGCGCGCCCGCATCAACGCGATGCGCTACATCTTGTCCAAGTTTGAGTACACCAATAAAGATCACGAGCTGGTGGGGGAGCCGGACCCGCTCATTGTTCTCCGCGGGCGGGATCAGATCGGCGACTAG
- a CDS encoding PorA family porin translates to MANAAAETTTAAPKPVTESGLFDSWIGLSSGFEFEGEKYPTIVSYVFNFLKNAGDWAGAVNSLIGLVN, encoded by the coding sequence ATGGCAAACGCAGCCGCAGAAACCACCACCGCAGCACCGAAGCCCGTCACCGAGTCCGGCCTCTTCGATTCCTGGATCGGCCTGTCCTCCGGCTTCGAGTTCGAGGGCGAGAAGTACCCGACCATCGTTTCCTACGTCTTCAACTTCCTGAAGAACGCTGGCGACTGGGCCGGTGCCGTCAACTCCCTCATCGGCCTGGTTAACTAA
- a CDS encoding PorH family porin, translating to MDLDFIQENLGNFATFGKNVGKAFQEIPLLLKGFVDFFDNFGNLSSNAEFTSSKEFTGKE from the coding sequence ATGGATCTCGATTTCATCCAGGAGAACCTGGGCAACTTCGCTACCTTCGGCAAGAACGTTGGCAAGGCCTTCCAGGAGATCCCGCTGCTGCTCAAGGGCTTCGTCGATTTCTTCGACAACTTCGGCAACCTGAGCTCCAACGCTGAGTTCACCTCCTCCAAGGAGTTCACGGGTAAGGAGTAA
- the groL gene encoding chaperonin GroEL (60 kDa chaperone family; promotes refolding of misfolded polypeptides especially under stressful conditions; forms two stacked rings of heptamers to form a barrel-shaped 14mer; ends can be capped by GroES; misfolded proteins enter the barrel where they are refolded when GroES binds), with protein sequence MAKIIAFDEEARRGLERGLNTLADAVRVTLGPKGRNVVLERGWGAPVITNDGVSIAREIELEDPYEKIGAELVKEVAKKTDDVAGDGTTTATVLAQALVREGLRNVAAGSNPMGIKRGIEQATAKVTESLLASAKEVETEEEIAATAGISAADPAIGAQIAKAMYAVGNGHVNKDSVITVEESNTFGVELEVTEGMRFDKGYISGYMATDLERGEAVLEDPYILLVSSKISNIKDLLPLLEKVMQSGKPLLIIAEDVEGEALSTLVVNKIRGTFKSVAVKAPGFGDRRKAQLQDIAILTGGQVIAEEVGLTLENADLPLLGSARKVVVTKDDTTIVQGAGSQEQIEGRVKQIRAEIDNSDSDYDREKLQERLAKLAGGVAVLKVGAATEVELKERKHRIEDAVRNAKAAVDEGIVAGGGVALLQASHVLDDDLGLTGDEATGVKIVREALSSPLKQIAINAGLEAGVVADKVAGLPAGQGLNAATGEYVDLMAAGINDPVKVTRSALQNAASIAALFLTTEAVVANKPEPAGSGMPEGAGDAMGGMGF encoded by the coding sequence ATGGCAAAGATCATCGCCTTTGACGAAGAAGCACGCCGCGGCCTCGAGCGTGGCCTGAACACGCTTGCCGACGCCGTCCGCGTCACCCTCGGCCCCAAGGGCCGCAACGTCGTCCTGGAACGTGGCTGGGGCGCCCCGGTCATTACCAACGATGGTGTCTCCATCGCTCGGGAAATCGAGCTGGAAGATCCTTATGAGAAGATCGGCGCTGAGCTGGTCAAGGAAGTTGCCAAGAAGACCGACGACGTCGCTGGCGACGGCACCACCACCGCTACCGTCCTGGCCCAGGCACTCGTGCGCGAAGGTCTGCGCAACGTCGCCGCCGGCTCCAACCCGATGGGCATTAAACGCGGCATCGAGCAGGCTACCGCTAAGGTGACCGAGTCCCTCCTCGCCTCCGCCAAGGAGGTCGAGACCGAGGAAGAGATCGCCGCTACCGCTGGCATTTCCGCCGCTGACCCGGCCATCGGCGCCCAGATCGCCAAGGCGATGTACGCCGTGGGCAACGGCCACGTGAACAAGGACTCCGTCATCACCGTCGAGGAGTCCAACACCTTCGGCGTGGAGCTCGAAGTTACCGAGGGCATGCGCTTCGATAAGGGCTACATCTCCGGTTACATGGCTACCGACCTGGAGCGCGGCGAGGCCGTTCTCGAGGATCCGTACATCCTGCTCGTCTCCTCCAAGATCTCCAACATCAAGGACCTCCTGCCGCTGCTGGAGAAGGTCATGCAGTCCGGCAAGCCGCTGCTCATCATCGCCGAGGACGTCGAGGGCGAAGCCCTGTCCACCCTCGTGGTGAACAAGATCCGCGGCACCTTCAAGTCCGTCGCCGTCAAGGCACCGGGCTTCGGTGATCGCCGCAAGGCTCAGCTGCAGGACATTGCCATCCTCACCGGCGGCCAGGTCATCGCCGAAGAGGTCGGCCTGACCCTGGAAAACGCTGACCTGCCGCTGCTGGGCTCCGCCCGCAAGGTCGTCGTGACCAAGGATGACACCACCATCGTCCAGGGGGCCGGCTCCCAGGAGCAGATCGAAGGCCGCGTCAAGCAGATCCGCGCCGAGATCGACAACTCTGACTCCGACTACGACCGCGAGAAGCTGCAGGAGCGCCTGGCCAAGCTGGCCGGCGGCGTCGCAGTCCTCAAGGTCGGTGCCGCCACCGAGGTCGAGCTCAAGGAGCGCAAGCACCGCATCGAGGATGCCGTGCGCAACGCCAAGGCTGCTGTCGATGAGGGCATCGTCGCCGGCGGTGGCGTCGCCCTCCTGCAGGCATCGCATGTGCTTGACGACGACCTCGGCCTCACCGGCGACGAGGCCACCGGCGTCAAGATCGTCCGCGAGGCTCTCTCTTCCCCGCTGAAGCAGATCGCCATCAACGCTGGCCTCGAGGCTGGCGTCGTCGCTGACAAGGTGGCTGGCCTGCCCGCCGGCCAGGGCCTCAACGCCGCCACCGGCGAGTACGTTGACCTCATGGCCGCTGGCATCAACGACCCGGTCAAGGTCACCCGCTCTGCACTGCAGAACGCCGCTTCTATTGCCGCTCTGTTCCTCACCACCGAGGCAGTTGTGGCTAACAAGCCGGAGCCGGCTGGCTCGGGCATGCCGGAAGGCGCTGGCGACGCTATGGGCGGCATGGGCTTCTAA